The Rhodococcus sp. B50 DNA window CTCGCGCCGATCATGATGCAGCAGTCGTTCGGAACCGCCAACGACGACATCGCCCGCCTCGACCCGGACGGCGCCGTCCCGGCCGACGGACTGCGGTGCCGGTTCAATCCCTGGCCGTACCCGCGGGCATAGCTGTCGGGCACAGTTGCGGGCACAGCCGTCGGGAGGGCCGTCGGGGGACGCTTCCGCGAATGGCACGATGGACGGTGACGCACGACGCATCGCGACAGGAGAATCCGTGACCGCAACGACACCGTCAACGCGCCCGTCCCTTCCGCCTCTGGTGGAACCCGGCGCGGAGCTCGGTCGCGAGGAGGTCGCCCGGTACAGCCGTCACCTGATCATCCCGAACATCGGCGTCACCGGCCAGCGCCGCCTGAAGAACGCGCGGGTGCTGTGCATCGGCGCCGGCGGCCTGGGTTCGCCCGCCCTGCTGTATCTCGCGGCGGCGGGAGTCGGCACGCTCGGCATCGTCGAGTTCGACGACGTGGAAACGTCCAACCTGCAGCGTCAGGTGATCCACGGCCGATCCGACGTCGGACGGCCCAAGGGGGAGAGCGCCCGCGACAGCATCCTGGCGATCAACGACGGTGTGACCGTGCGCCTGCACGAGACGCGACTCGAGTCGAGCAATGCGGTGCAGCTGTTCGAGCAGTACGACCTGATCCTCGACGGCACCGACAACTTCGCGACCCGCTATCTCGTCAACGACGCCGCGGTCCTCGCGGGCAAGCCCTACGTGTGGGGATCGATCTTCCGTTTCGAAGGCCAGGTGTCGGTGTTCTGGGAGGACGCCCCGGACGGACGCGGCCTGAACTACCGCGATCTCTACCCCGAGGCACCGCCGCCAGGGATGGTTCCCTCCTGCGCCGAGGGTGGGGTGCTCGGCGTCCTGCCCGGCACGATCGGCACCGTCATGGCGACCGAGGCGATCAAGCTCGTCACCGGGATCGGCGAGCCGCTGCTCGGTCGCCTCATGATCTACGACGCGCTCGCGATGTCGTTCCGGACGGTGACCCTGCGTCGGGATCCGGGACGGGTGCCCGTCACCGAACTCGTCGACTACGAGGCCTTCTGCGGGATCGTTCCCGATGTCGCCGCGTCGGCCCGCTCGGTCGTCACTCCCACCGAGTTGCGCCGGATGCTCGACGAGGGTCGCGACATCGCGCTGATCGACGTGCGCGAACCCGTCGAGTGGGAGATCGTCCGCATCGACGGTGCCCGGCTCGTACCGAAGGACCGCATCCTCTCCGGCGAGGCCCTCGCGGACCTGCCGCAGAACACGCCGATCGTGCTGTACTGCAAGACGGGCATCCGATCGGCCGAGGCACTCGAAGTGCTTGCGCGAGCCGGATTCTCGGACGCGACACATCTGCACGGCGGTGTGATCGCGTGGGCGCAGCAGGTGGATCCCTCTCTGCCGGTGTACTGACGGTGACCTCGTTGTGACCTGAAACAGCGGAGTGCCTTCCCGATCCGGGCGGTGTGCGGAGGTAGGTTGAGCTGCGTGAGCTCACCCGAACCGCCCCAGCACGTGTGCTCCACATTCGGTCTCCGCGACGTCGAACCGGTCCCGCTCGGGCCCGACTGGGACGGAGGTTTCAGGTGTGGGGACGTCGTGCTGTCCCGAGTCGCCGATCATGCTCGCGCGGCCTGGTCCGCCAAAGTGCGGGAGACTCTGACCGTCGACGGGGTGCGGCTGGCCCGTCCGGTGCGGTCCACCGACGGTCGCTATGTGGTCTCCGGATGGCGTGCCGACACCTACATCGTCGGCACGTCCGAACCCAGGCACGACGAAGTGGTTTCGCTGTCGCTGCGGCTGCACACTGCCACCGCGCAGCTCGAACGCCCCCGTTTCCTCATGCAGCCCCCGGTCGCACCCTGGGAGGACGTCGACGTCTTCGTTGCGGCCGATCGCGCGGCCTGGGAGACCGTGCCGTTGCGCAGTGCCCGCGCGGCCGGGGCGCCCGAGACGGTGACACCCGACGGCCGCAAGAGCCTCGACCTGATCAACCAGCTCGCGACCTTC harbors:
- the moeZ gene encoding adenylyltransferase/sulfurtransferase MoeZ; amino-acid sequence: MDGDARRIATGESVTATTPSTRPSLPPLVEPGAELGREEVARYSRHLIIPNIGVTGQRRLKNARVLCIGAGGLGSPALLYLAAAGVGTLGIVEFDDVETSNLQRQVIHGRSDVGRPKGESARDSILAINDGVTVRLHETRLESSNAVQLFEQYDLILDGTDNFATRYLVNDAAVLAGKPYVWGSIFRFEGQVSVFWEDAPDGRGLNYRDLYPEAPPPGMVPSCAEGGVLGVLPGTIGTVMATEAIKLVTGIGEPLLGRLMIYDALAMSFRTVTLRRDPGRVPVTELVDYEAFCGIVPDVAASARSVVTPTELRRMLDEGRDIALIDVREPVEWEIVRIDGARLVPKDRILSGEALADLPQNTPIVLYCKTGIRSAEALEVLARAGFSDATHLHGGVIAWAQQVDPSLPVY
- a CDS encoding TIGR02569 family protein — protein: MSSPEPPQHVCSTFGLRDVEPVPLGPDWDGGFRCGDVVLSRVADHARAAWSAKVRETLTVDGVRLARPVRSTDGRYVVSGWRADTYIVGTSEPRHDEVVSLSLRLHTATAQLERPRFLMQPPVAPWEDVDVFVAADRAAWETVPLRSARAAGAPETVTPDGRKSLDLINQLATFRKPVHLPDQLVHGDLFGTVLFAGRAAPGLTDITPYWRPASWAAAVAVVDALSWGGADEGLIGRWEDLPEWPQMLLRAVIFRLAVHALHPRSTEDAFPGLAHTADLVRFLL